From the Halalkalicoccus sp. CGA53 genome, one window contains:
- a CDS encoding OB-fold nucleic acid binding domain-containing protein, with product MGSCIICGTDVDGVVCASHEEDVFFRFTGNHPGQLTVGRFYEGTVDGFADFGVFVDIGERVTGLLHRSKLDKRLESLDWEAGETVFVQVKGVQDNGNVDLGWSIRQSPREFRGEGVQTPDGDHLPEETDEFEGNEAPGDTEADGSERATPAEPDEPVHGTGEPEESAAAPDEPTETADGGGGSVAVHRQEPRTGLEEVSRVEAASLESAVGERVRVEGRIEGVRQTSGPTVFTLRDETGSVECAAFVEAGVRAYPDVEEGDVVALVGDVERHQGSIQVETEALTPLDGEEASSVVSRLDGARDAAAAPESTTLLTDEDPVAAVGDTVVEAATAIRRAILDSRPIVVRHTATADGYVAGAAIERAVLPLVREHHEREDAQYHYFDRHPLDGESYGMDAATGDLTHMLTDRERHDEKLPLVVLVAAGGTRESADGIGLLDVYGVDRLVIDAGRIDDAVAERVETVLTGEGVTTTALAANVAAVVDDGARGDLAHLPAVSYWESVPEVYAELAAEAGYDEGGLRELREAVALEAYYQAYEDKRELISDLLFGDDDGVRGLASHVSEQFRVKLESELETARPNVEVHDREGLHVASLDTDAYTHRFDFPPTSLLLDALFRELRDEEPFVLLGLDESELRIRSTEELDVGALAERVEERVPDAGLAVRGTRHGRLEFLIGRRDAVHEATLSAISEVIQVQRA from the coding sequence ATGGGTAGCTGTATCATTTGCGGGACGGACGTAGACGGGGTCGTCTGCGCGTCCCACGAGGAGGACGTCTTCTTCCGGTTCACCGGAAACCACCCGGGGCAACTGACCGTCGGGCGCTTTTACGAGGGAACCGTGGACGGCTTCGCCGACTTCGGCGTCTTCGTCGACATCGGAGAGCGCGTCACCGGACTGTTACACCGGAGCAAGCTCGACAAACGCCTGGAGAGCCTCGACTGGGAGGCCGGCGAGACCGTCTTCGTCCAGGTGAAAGGGGTCCAGGACAACGGCAACGTCGACCTGGGCTGGTCGATCCGCCAGTCGCCCCGTGAGTTCCGCGGCGAGGGCGTCCAGACTCCAGACGGCGATCACCTCCCCGAGGAGACCGACGAGTTCGAGGGGAACGAAGCGCCCGGGGATACCGAAGCCGACGGGTCGGAGCGAGCGACCCCCGCCGAGCCGGACGAGCCGGTCCACGGGACCGGCGAACCCGAGGAGTCGGCCGCCGCGCCCGACGAACCGACCGAGACCGCCGACGGGGGCGGTGGATCGGTCGCGGTCCACCGCCAGGAACCAAGGACCGGGCTGGAGGAGGTCTCGCGCGTCGAGGCAGCCAGCCTAGAGTCCGCCGTCGGCGAGCGGGTGCGCGTCGAGGGTCGGATCGAGGGCGTCCGCCAGACGAGCGGGCCGACCGTCTTTACGCTCCGCGACGAGACCGGGAGCGTCGAGTGTGCCGCGTTCGTCGAAGCCGGCGTCAGAGCCTACCCGGACGTCGAGGAGGGCGACGTCGTCGCACTCGTCGGCGACGTCGAGCGCCACCAGGGATCGATACAGGTCGAGACGGAGGCGCTCACGCCCCTCGACGGCGAAGAGGCGTCGTCCGTCGTCTCCCGACTGGACGGGGCTCGCGACGCGGCGGCCGCCCCGGAGTCGACCACGCTCCTCACGGACGAGGACCCGGTCGCGGCCGTCGGCGACACCGTCGTCGAGGCGGCGACGGCGATCCGGCGGGCGATCCTCGACTCGCGACCGATCGTCGTCCGGCACACCGCGACCGCCGACGGCTACGTGGCCGGTGCCGCCATCGAGCGCGCCGTCCTACCGCTCGTCCGCGAGCACCACGAGAGAGAGGACGCCCAGTACCACTACTTCGACCGGCACCCCCTCGACGGCGAGTCCTACGGGATGGACGCGGCGACCGGCGATCTGACCCACATGCTCACCGACCGCGAGCGCCACGACGAGAAGCTCCCGCTCGTGGTGCTGGTCGCGGCGGGCGGGACCCGAGAATCGGCCGACGGCATCGGCCTGCTCGACGTCTACGGCGTCGACCGCCTGGTGATCGACGCGGGCCGGATCGACGACGCGGTCGCCGAACGCGTCGAGACGGTGCTCACCGGCGAGGGCGTGACGACGACCGCGCTCGCGGCGAACGTCGCGGCGGTCGTCGACGACGGTGCCAGAGGGGACCTCGCACACCTCCCCGCGGTGAGCTACTGGGAGTCGGTCCCCGAGGTCTACGCGGAGCTCGCGGCGGAGGCGGGCTACGACGAGGGCGGGCTGCGCGAACTCCGCGAGGCGGTCGCCCTCGAGGCGTACTACCAGGCCTACGAGGACAAGCGCGAGCTGATCTCGGATCTGCTCTTCGGGGACGACGACGGCGTCCGGGGGCTGGCCTCACACGTCTCCGAGCAGTTCCGCGTGAAACTCGAGTCCGAACTCGAGACGGCGCGGCCGAACGTCGAGGTCCACGACAGGGAGGGACTTCACGTCGCGTCGCTCGACACCGACGCCTACACCCACCGCTTCGACTTCCCGCCGACGTCGCTGCTGCTCGACGCGCTGTTCAGGGAGCTCAGAGACGAGGAGCCGTTCGTCCTGCTCGGGCTCGACGAATCCGAACTCCGGATCAGAAGCACCGAGGAGCTCGACGTCGGGGCGCTCGCCGAGCGCGTCGAGGAACGGGTGCCGGACGCCGGACTCGCGGTCCGTGGGACGCGTCACGGTCGGCTGGAGTTCCTGATCGGTCGCCGCGACGCGGTCCACGAGGCGACGCTCTCGGCGATCTCCGAGGTCATCCAGGTCCAGCGAGCGTAG
- a CDS encoding GNAT family N-acetyltransferase: MDDDREGTAYDRLDEQPTVDEFLRLREAAGMAERGREAVERGLPGSLVAVTARVTGEVVGIGRVVGDGGSVYVIADVAVDPRYQGEGIGSAIMDRLMVFVGEDAPEGASLTLIADVEGFYEKWGFEPVAPASRGMYLRTGK, translated from the coding sequence ATGGACGACGACCGGGAGGGGACGGCGTACGACCGCCTCGACGAACAACCGACCGTCGACGAGTTCCTCCGGCTGCGAGAGGCGGCGGGGATGGCCGAGAGGGGACGGGAGGCGGTCGAACGCGGCCTCCCCGGCTCGCTCGTCGCCGTGACCGCCCGCGTCACCGGGGAGGTCGTCGGCATTGGCCGCGTCGTCGGCGACGGCGGGAGCGTCTACGTGATCGCGGACGTGGCGGTCGATCCGCGGTATCAGGGGGAGGGGATCGGCTCCGCGATCATGGATCGACTGATGGTGTTCGTCGGAGAGGACGCGCCGGAGGGTGCGTCCCTCACGCTGATCGCGGACGTCGAGGGCTTCTACGAGAAGTGGGGGTTCGAGCCCGTCGCGCCCGCCTCGCGGGGGATGTATCTCAGGACGGGAAAATAG
- a CDS encoding DUF4013 domain-containing protein: MEALEYPRRSEKVVETVLIGGVLALLSFLLVPIVFLAGYLLRVLDRTARGEEEPPVFDDWRDLGLDGLKAVVVGVVYGLIPAVVVGVLVLISGLGFMGGDALAAVGFLGLLVSFLVGVVLTLAMAYLTPAALANVAEHRTIGAGFDLAELKPVWTSATYATGWLWALAVIFVGVVAAAVVGMVPILGQIAGAFIGFYAGVAAYSIIGRTWGELHPIETRERPVERGQPEI; this comes from the coding sequence ATGGAGGCGCTCGAGTATCCTCGGCGGAGCGAGAAGGTCGTCGAGACGGTCCTCATCGGTGGGGTCCTCGCGCTGTTGAGCTTCCTGCTCGTCCCGATCGTCTTCCTCGCGGGCTACCTCCTGCGGGTGCTCGACCGGACCGCCCGGGGTGAGGAGGAGCCGCCGGTCTTCGACGACTGGCGCGACCTCGGTCTCGACGGGCTGAAAGCGGTCGTCGTCGGGGTCGTCTACGGGTTGATCCCGGCGGTCGTCGTCGGCGTGTTGGTCCTGATCAGCGGCCTCGGCTTCATGGGCGGCGACGCGCTCGCCGCGGTCGGGTTCCTCGGCCTGCTGGTGAGCTTCCTCGTCGGCGTCGTCCTGACGCTGGCGATGGCGTACCTCACCCCCGCGGCGCTCGCGAACGTCGCCGAGCACCGGACGATCGGCGCGGGCTTCGATCTCGCCGAACTCAAACCCGTCTGGACGAGCGCGACCTACGCGACCGGCTGGCTCTGGGCGCTCGCCGTGATCTTCGTCGGCGTCGTCGCTGCCGCGGTGGTCGGGATGGTCCCGATCCTCGGCCAGATCGCGGGCGCGTTCATCGGCTTCTACGCCGGCGTCGCGGCCTACTCGATCATCGGCCGAACCTGGGGCGAGCTCCACCCGATCGAGACCAGGGAACGGCCGGTCGAGCGTGGACAGCCCGAGATCTGA
- a CDS encoding tRNA uridine(34) 5-carboxymethylaminomethyl modification radical SAM/GNAT enzyme Elp3, with translation MVRVSESVGDGFSRTCRLLAERIVAGEIEREDLESAKLEACSRFSSPKVPTNSEILDHAPDGERETVEAVVRRKPVRTASGVSPVAIMTSPQMCPHGKCLYCPGGPASEFDSAQSYTGHEPAAARGVQNDYDAYGQVTLRLEQLREIGHPVDKVELILMGGTMTARSHDYQEHFVKRALEAMNDYDVESDPNPAEGESFAQDPREYEFRYLEDVIAENETARVRNIGTTFETKPDWCDPEQIDRMLGLGGTKVEVGVQTTFERINREMHRGHGMQASVDANRRLRDAAFKVGFHMMPGQPGMSHEMCLEDFRRLFEQPKWRPDYLKIYPMLIVRGTRTYDMWRRGEYEPLENEEAAELVAEIKSMLPKYVRLQRVQRDIPADFIDAGVWKSNLRQLARERMAEHGWTCDCIRCREVGMNEEEPESVELDVLTYEAAGGTEHFISFEDGEKGLLVGFCRLRFPGDPVRRELEDAALVRELHVYGSEVSVGEESAGEEDWQHKGYGQRLMATAEEFAADAGFEKVSVISGIGAREYYRNKLGYHQDGPYVSKRL, from the coding sequence GTGGTCCGCGTGAGCGAGAGCGTCGGCGACGGCTTCTCGCGGACCTGCCGGCTGCTCGCCGAGCGGATCGTCGCGGGCGAGATCGAGCGCGAGGACCTGGAGTCGGCGAAGCTCGAGGCGTGTTCGCGCTTCTCCTCGCCGAAGGTGCCGACGAACTCGGAGATCCTCGATCACGCCCCCGACGGCGAGCGCGAGACGGTCGAGGCGGTCGTCAGGCGAAAGCCCGTCCGAACCGCCTCGGGGGTCTCGCCCGTGGCGATCATGACCTCGCCACAGATGTGTCCTCACGGGAAGTGTCTCTACTGTCCCGGCGGCCCGGCCAGCGAGTTCGACAGCGCCCAGAGCTACACCGGCCACGAGCCCGCGGCCGCCCGCGGCGTGCAGAACGACTACGACGCGTACGGGCAGGTCACGCTTCGGCTCGAACAGCTCAGGGAGATCGGCCATCCGGTGGACAAAGTCGAACTGATCCTGATGGGCGGGACGATGACCGCCCGGAGCCACGACTACCAGGAGCACTTCGTCAAACGGGCACTGGAGGCGATGAACGACTACGACGTGGAGAGCGACCCGAACCCTGCGGAGGGCGAGAGCTTCGCGCAGGACCCCAGGGAGTACGAGTTCCGGTACCTCGAGGACGTGATCGCGGAGAACGAGACGGCACGGGTGAGAAACATCGGGACGACGTTCGAGACGAAGCCCGACTGGTGTGACCCCGAGCAGATCGACCGGATGCTCGGCCTGGGGGGGACGAAGGTGGAGGTGGGCGTCCAGACGACGTTCGAGCGCATCAACCGGGAGATGCACCGCGGGCACGGTATGCAGGCGTCGGTCGACGCCAACCGGCGGCTTCGGGACGCGGCGTTCAAGGTCGGCTTCCACATGATGCCCGGCCAGCCGGGGATGAGCCACGAGATGTGTCTGGAGGACTTTCGGAGGCTGTTCGAGCAGCCGAAGTGGCGCCCTGACTACCTGAAGATCTACCCGATGCTGATCGTTCGCGGGACCAGGACGTACGACATGTGGCGTCGCGGGGAGTACGAGCCGTTGGAGAACGAGGAGGCGGCAGAACTCGTCGCGGAGATCAAGTCGATGCTTCCGAAATACGTCAGGCTCCAGCGCGTCCAGCGGGATATCCCCGCGGACTTCATCGACGCGGGGGTCTGGAAGTCGAATTTACGACAGCTCGCGAGAGAGCGGATGGCCGAGCACGGCTGGACGTGTGACTGTATCCGGTGTCGCGAGGTCGGGATGAACGAGGAGGAGCCCGAATCCGTCGAACTCGACGTACTTACCTACGAGGCGGCGGGCGGCACGGAGCACTTCATCAGCTTCGAGGACGGAGAGAAGGGGCTGCTCGTCGGGTTCTGCCGGCTGCGATTCCCCGGCGATCCCGTCAGACGCGAACTGGAGGACGCCGCGCTCGTGCGCGAGCTCCACGTCTACGGGAGCGAGGTCTCGGTAGGCGAGGAGAGCGCAGGTGAGGAAGACTGGCAGCACAAGGGCTACGGCCAGCGACTGATGGCGACGGCCGAGGAGTTCGCGGCGGACGCGGGGTTCGAGAAGGTGAGCGTCATCAGCGGCATCGGGGCGCGGGAGTACTACCGGAACAAGCTCGGTTACCACCAGGACGGCCCCTACGTCTCGAAGCGGCTGTGA